Proteins from a genomic interval of Scatophagus argus isolate fScaArg1 chromosome 6, fScaArg1.pri, whole genome shotgun sequence:
- the ap3d1 gene encoding AP-3 complex subunit delta-1 isoform X2, whose product MALKIVKGSIDRMFDKNLQDLVRGIRNHKEDEAKYISTCIDEIKQELKQDNIAVKANAVCKLTYLQMLGYDVSWAAFNIVEVMSSSKFTYKRIGYLAASQCFHESTDVIMLTTNQIRKDLSSPNQYDTGVALTGLSCFVTPDLARDLANDIMTLMSHTKPYIRKKAVLIMYKVFLKYPESLRPAFPRLKEKLEDPDPGVQSAAVNVICELARRNPKNYLSLAPLFFKLMTSSTNNWVLIKIIKLFGALTPLEPRLGKKLIEPLTNLIHSTSAMSLLYECVNTVIAVLISLSSGMPNHSASIQLCVQKLRILIEDSDQNLKYLGLLAMSKILKTHPKSVQSHKDLILQCLDDKDESIRLRALDLLYGMVSKKNLMEIVKKLMLHVDKAEGTTYRDELLTKIIDICSQSNYQYITNFEWYISILVELTRLEGTRHGHLIASQMLDVAIRVKAIRGFAVAQMATLLDNAHLLTGNMQRMGICEVLYAAAWICGEFSEHLENPMQTLEAMLRPKVATLPGHIQAVYVQNAAKLFATVLKSQEGNTDSTAAQETSQLMIDRLPLFVQSANLEVQERASCILQLVKYIQKLQQKDIEVAEEVSALFAGELNPVAPKAQKKVPVPEGLDLDAWINEPPSESESEDEQPKAIFAKEEPKHSRPRHTEVDEKELARRREARKQEQANNPFYIKASPSSQKVYQETTGVEHIPVVQIDLSVPLKVPGLPMSDQYVKLEEERRQKERAEKKKKEKKKRKEKRSGRGKKHDSGPESEEDITPAHMVDIVTEEMPENALPSDDDDKDPNDPHKALDIDLDKPLADSEKLPVRSHRSAEASKSPTEDGDGASQEPKKKSSKEKSDKKKKDKDRDRKKSKDEKKKKKHKHEEKGEDLLGVPEDEPVVQSEETNEVAAPPTSTSAEVSDLDFWLSNAPVPSNTQEATTVAAAAEAAPVPEAASGAEPDSEPDEPKDTEMEETKSSKHKKKKQKKEKEEKEKKKKKKHHHHHHHGDVGGEESVQNGTVEEEEPLPPMSNYCLLAENSYIKMVYDIQGNLQDGSQVVVSVIFENKCDSFLKSMEFNVLDSLNSKLHRPEGSGPHDGLTVPFQLPPGVSNEARFVFTVQSIVMPQKLKGTLTFIVKNEDSSTHEKLDFKLHFTCTSYLITTPCYSDAFAKLLESGDLKGSSVRLEGVNMPFHHLLARICFHHHFSVVERIDSCASMYSRSIQGHHVCLLVKTSGQTVSIDAKCDEPTLLGNVLDEIKQTFSQC is encoded by the exons atggcTTTGAAGATTGTCAAAGGGAGCATCGATCGGATGTTCGATAAAAATCTACAGGATTTAGTACGTGGCATTAGGAATCACAAGGAAGATGAG GCCAAGTACATCTCCACATGCATCGATGAGATCAAACAGGAGCTCAAGCAGGACAACATCGCCGTCAAAGCCAATGCCGTCTGCAAGCTCACCTAT CTTCAGATGCTGGGCTATGATGTCAGCTGGGCCGCGTTCAACATCGTTGAAGTCATGAGCTCCTCAAAGTTCACATACAAG AGGATTGGCTACCTGGCGGCCTCGCAGTGCTTTCACGAGAGCACTGATGTCATCATGCTGACAACCAATCAGATCCGAAAG GATCTAAGCAGTCCCAACCAGTATGACACAGGCGTTGCCCTCACAGGCCTCTCTTGTTTCGTGACCCCTGACTTGGCTCGGGACCTCGCCAATGACATTATGACACTG ATGTCCCACACTAAGCCCTACATCAGAAAGAAAGCGGTATTGATCATGTACAAGGTGTTCCTGAAGTACCCAGAGTCCCTGCGGCCCGCTTTCCCCAGGCTCAAGGAGAAACTGGAGGACCCAGATCCAG GTGTCCAGTCTGCAGCAGTAAATGTCATCTGTGAGCTGGCTCGGAGAAATCCCAAGAACTACCTGTCTCTGGCCCCACTCTTCTTTAAACTTATGACTTCTTCTACTAATAACTGGGTTCTCATTAAGATCATAAAGCTG tttggtGCACTCACACCACTGGAGCCACGGCTGGGGAAAAAGCTGATTGAACCTCTGACAAACCTTATCCACAG TACCTCTGCCATGTCTCTGCTGTATGAATGTGTCAACACTGTGATTGCAG TGTTGATTTCTTTGTCCTCTGGGATGCCGAACCACAGTGCTAGTATCCAG ctcTGTGTGCAGAAACTGCGAATCCTGATAGAAGACTCGGACCAGAACT tGAAGTACCTGGGCTTGCTGGCTATGTCAAAGATCCTGAAGACTCATCCCAAGTCGGTGCAGTCTCACAAGGACCTCATTCTCCAGTGTTTGGATGACAAAGATGAGTCCATCCGCCTGAGAGCTCTGGACCTGCTCTATGGCATG GTATCCAAAAAGAACTTGATGGAGATTGTAAAGAAACTGATGCTGCATGTGGACAAAGCAGAAGGAACCACCTACAGAGATGAACTGCTCACCAAGATCATCGACATCTGCAGCCAGAGCAACTACCAGTACATCACCAACTTTGAATG GTACATCAGTATCCTTGTGGAGCTGACCCGATTAGAGGGCACTCGACATGGCCACCTCATTGCCTCCCAGATGCTCGATGTGGCTATTCGGGTCAAAGCCATCCGGGGCTTTGCTGTTGCCCAGATGGCAACTCTGCTGGACAACGCCCACCTGTTGACAGGCAACATGCAGCGAATGGGCATCTGTGAAGTGTTGTATGCTGCAGCTTGGATCTGTGGTGAATTCTCAGA ACACCTGGAGAACCCGATGCAGACACTAGAGGCCATGCTGCGACCTAAGGTGGCCACCCTACCAGGCCACATCCAGGCAGTGTATGTGCAGAACGCAGCTAAGCTTTTTGCCACAGTGCTGAAGAGCCAGGAGGggaacacagacagcacagcagcacaggaaacCAGCCAGCTAATGATAGACCGGCTGCCGCTGTTTGTCCAGAGCGCCAACCTGGAAGTGCAGGAGAGG GCATCTTGCATTCTGCAGCTGGTCAAGTATATCCAGAAACTCCAACAGAAGGATATAGAGGTAGCAGAGGAGGTCAGTGCTCTGTTTGCTGGAGAACTGAACCCTGTAGCCCCCAAGGCACAGAAGAAAGTGCCTGTTCCCGAAGG tCTGGACTTGGATGCCTGGATCAATGAGCCTCCATCTGAGAGCGAGTCTGAGGATGAGCAGCCCAAGGCTATATTTGCCAAGGAGGAGCCCAAACACTCTCGCCCCCGTCACACAGAGGTGGACGAGAAGGAGCTGGCCAGG AGAAGAGAAGCCAGAAAGCAGGAGCAAGCCAACAACCCATTCTACATCAAGGCCTCACCATCCTCTCAGAAG GTGTACCAGGAAACCACAGGAGTGGAGCACATCCCAGTCGTGCAGATTGACCTCAGCGTGCCTCTTAAAGTCCCAG GACTGCCCATGTCTGACCAGTACGTTAAACTGGAGGAGGAGCGTcggcagaaagagagagcagagaagaagaagaaggagaagaagaagaggaaagaaaaacgcAGCGGACGAGGGAAGAAACATGATTCAGGCCCAGAGAGCGAGGAGGACATCACGCCTGCGCACATGGTTGACATTGTTACCGAGGAGATGCCAGAG AATGCCTTACCCAGTGACGATGATGACAAAGACCCCAATGACCCTCATAAAGCCCTGGACATCGATCTGGACAA acCACTTGCAGACAGTGAGAAGCTACCAGTCAGGTCACACCGTTCAGCAGAGGCTTCAAAAAGCCCAACAGAAGATGGAGACGGCGCCTCTCAGGAGCccaagaagaagagcagcaaagaaaagagtgacaagaagaagaaggataaAGACAGGGATAGAAAG AAGAgcaaagatgagaagaaaaagaagaaacacaaacacgagGAAAAAGGGGAGGATCTTCTTGGGGTTCCAGAAGACGAGCCTGTGGTCCAGTCAGAAGAAACCAATGAGGTGGCTGCACCGCCCACCTCCACCAGTGCTGAG GTTTCGGATCTGGATTTCTGGCTCTCAAACGCTCCAGTGCCCTCTAACACCCAG gaagcaacaacagtagcagcagcagcagaagcagcccCCGTGCCTGAGGCAGCCTCTGGCGCAGAGCCAGACTCCGAGCCTGACGAGCCCAAAGACACTGAGATGGAGGAGACT AAGTCCTccaaacacaagaagaagaagcagaaaaaagagaaggaagagaaggagaagaaaaagaagaagaagcatcatcaccatcatcaccacgGTGATGTAGGTGGAGAGGAGTCTGTGCAGAATGGCactgtggaagaggaagagccTCTGCCG cCCATGTCCAATTACTGCCTGCTGGCTGAGAACTCTTATATCAAGATG GTGTATGACATCCAGGGAAACCTGCAGGATGGCAGTCAGGTGGTGGTGTCTGTTATATTTGAAAATAAGTGTGACAGCTTCCTCAAATCCATGGAGTTCAACGTCCTGGACTCTCTCAACTCCAAGCTGCACAGGCCAGAGGGATCGGGTCCACACGACGGCCTCACCGTTCCTTTCCAACTTCCACCTG GGGTGTCCAATGAGGCGCGATTTGTCTTCACTGTGCAGAGCATCGTAATGCCCCAGAAGCTGAAAGGAACCCTCACCTTCATAGTAAAG AATGAGGACTCATCCACTCATGAGAAACTGGACTTCAAACTGCACTTTACCTGCACCTCCTACCTGATCACTACTCCTTGTTACAG TGATGCGTTTGCAAAGCTGCTGGAGTCGGGCGACCTGAAGGGCAGCTCTGTCAGACTGGAGGGAGTCAACATGCCCTTTCACCACCTGCTGGCTAGGATCTGCTTCCACCACCATTTCTCTG TTGTGGAGAGGATCGACTCCTGTGCCTCCATGTACAGCAGGTCTATCCAGGGTCaccatgtctgtctgctggtcAAAACT tctGGTCAGACAGTGTCCATTGACGCTAAATGTGATGAGCCGACGCTGCTTGGGAATGTGCTGGATGAGATCAAGCAGACCTTCTCTCAGTGCTGA